Proteins found in one Pararge aegeria chromosome 12, ilParAegt1.1, whole genome shotgun sequence genomic segment:
- the LOC120628054 gene encoding RNA-binding protein 26 isoform X2: MIIENPDAFKSWLTSILEPLCDADPAALAKYVYALVKKDKPLDELRDGMLDQLDVFLQQETRPFVEMLFKSLETQDYLKHSPVEKKQPSPPPEPTEPEKEPENENHVPAPPLPPAEKPPIRARLDGGNMAHRVVVPRSRPHPQHEQTLVKLLPTELLEEPMEPPRRRERRTDSLREKEERRRRRSRSWERRARPRRMIRDGEHERRRPPSRSPSPRGRYRNRSPPLVATDRHTSRSRSRSPPGPIRERELERERERVRPPREIERDRMSRDREHRDRISRSRDRDRSRDRSRDRSMSPHGETRLDHTDPFKRRCRDFDVKGYCMRGDLCEWDHGVDPVVLEDATLTRVLSIPPPVPEYNPAAPDIWGGGVVGGFAPPSIPHLPHMPHHLAPRELVPIPRVRHEPPMGATMPPAPRHPAPMKKNFDYNRLGPSRPILRHNPVNCSLEVKKVPPGLNDITHLNNHFCKFGKIVNIQVCYEGDQEGALITFSNPTEANVAYKSTEAVLNNRFIKVFWHNPENKQENTAPGGQQAHKPMDRNAHLSHNKVLINRDNIKATAENKQNAEKLAKEAANGQEPPAKEPVKKMDTTNKQVQEMHRRAQALLQTQLRQQKLLIERLETGNGTEQQKAALLEAINASQEGIEKLRKELVAYNGMARQMQLNAKKPKTPQEAQKEILDAELDIITKQQEGQDVTELAKKIVEMRKQMSLQFPTHVGVRRMHSRGGRFNSAMRYVRGGVTPKGFSVNQSVDHRPKALLVSGFEPEELESLQAHFAQFGEITAKEVNLSVPELVVQYRVRAHAEQALLRARNYNDRTLSITWVTNSKVLNNAPVHNGTTNNSVPESKEVQPPQEITEDALLRFDEEDEDEEDRSWRR, from the exons aTGATTATTGAAAACCCAGACGCTTTTAAATCTTGGTTGACGTCCATATTGGAACCTCT ttgcGATGCAGACCCCGCCGCCCTCGCCAAGTATGTTTACGCGCTGGTGAAGAAAGACAAGCCTCTAGATGAGCTGCGGGACGGCATGCTGGACCAGCTTGATGTATTTCTGCAGCAGG agacTAGACCCTTTGTTGAGATGCTGTTCAAATCTCTGGAAACACAGGACTACTTGAAGCACTCTCCAGTAGAAAAGAAACAGCCTTCTCCACCCCCAGAGCCTACAGAGCCTGAAAAGGAGCCTGAGAATGAAAATCATG TTCCAGCACCACCATTGCCCCCGGCGGAGAAACCTCCCATAAGGGCGCGTCTAGACGGCGGCAATATGGCGCACCGAGTGGTGGTGCCGCGTTCCAGGCCACACCCCCAGCACGAGCAGACCTTAGTTAAG CTTCTACCTACGGAACTTTTGGAAGAACCAATGGAACCGCCCAGGAGACGAGAACGAAGGACCGATTCG CTTCGTGAAAAAGAAGAGCGTCGCAGACGTCGCTCCCGCTCGTGGGAGCGCCGCGCAAGACCGCGGCGGATGATAAGGGACGGAGAACATGAGAGGAG AAGGCCCCCCTCACGTTCGCCATCACCGCGGGGCCGCTATCGCAACCGAAGCCCGCCGCTGGTTGCTACGGACAGACATACAAGCCGCTCTAG ATCGAGATCCCCCCCAGGACCAATCCGCGAACGGGAACTAGAGAGGGAAAGAGAAAGGGTGCGGCCGCCGCGCGAGATCGAAAGAGACAGAATGTCGCGCGACCGAGAGCACAGGGACAGAATCTCGCGGTCTAGGGATAGAGATCG GTCGCGTGATCGGTCGCGCGATCGCTCGATGTCCCCGCACGGAGAGACGCGCTTGGATCACACCGATCCCTTCAAGAGGAGGTGCAGAGATTTTGATG TGAAAGGCTACTGCATGCGCGGCGACCTCTGCGAGTGGGATCACGGCGTCGACCCCGTCGTTCTAGAAGACGCCACCCTCACCAGAGTTCTGTCTATACCGCCGCCAGTGCCTG AGTACAACCCGGCCGCACCTGATATATGGGGCGGTGGAGTAGTGGGCGGCTTTGCCCCACCCTCGATCCCTCACCTACCCCACATGCCTCACCACTTAGCGCCTCGAGAACTGGTCCCAATACCGAG GGTTCGCCACGAGCCTCCGATGGGAGCTACAATGCCGCCCGCGCCGAGACATCCCGCACCGATGAAGAAGAATTTTGACTACAACCGACTGG GTCCCTCGAGGCCAATTCTACGTCACAACCCAGTTAACTGTTCGTTGGAAGTTAAGAAGGTACCTCCAGGCCTCAATGACATCACACATCTGAACAACCACTTCTGCAAGTTCGGCAAGATTGTTAACATTCAG GTTTGCTACGAAGGCGACCAAGAAGGGGCTCTGATCACATTCTCGAACCCGACGGAGGCGAACGTGGCGTACAAGAGCACGGAAGCGGTATTGAATAATCGGTTTATCAAGGTCTTCTGGCACAATCCAGAG AATAAGCAGGAAAACACAGCGCCCGGCGGCCAGCAAGCGCACAAGCCAATGGACAGGAACGCACACCTATCGCACAACAAAGTCCTGATCAACAGGGACAACATCAAAGCCACCGCCGAAAACAAACAGAACGCCGAGAAG CTAGCCAAAGAAGCAGCAAACGGCCAGGAGCCGCCGGCCAAGGAGCCCGTGAAGAAAATGGACACCACCAACAAACAAGTGCAGGAGATGCATCGCCGCGCGCAGGCCTTGCTACAGACACAGTTGAGGCAGCAGAAACTGCTCATAGAGCGCCTCGAGACAG GCAACGGCACAGAGCAACAGAAAGCTGCTTTATTGGAGGCCATCAACGCTTCGCAGGAGGGCATCGAAAAGTTGAGGAAAGAGCTGGTCGCTTACAACGGCATGGCGAGGCAGATGCAG ctGAACGCGAAAAAGCCGAAAACGCCTCAGGAGGCGCAGAAGGAAATCCTGGACGCTGAATTGGATATTATAACGAAACAACAG GAGGGCCAAGACGTGACAGAGCTGGCTAAGAAGATCGTGGAGATGAGGAAACAGATGTCGCTGCAGTTCCCAACGCACGTCGGCGTGAGGCGAATGCACTCCAG GGGCGGTCGTTTCAACTCCGCGATGCGGTACGTCCGTGGAGGAGTCACTCCGAAGGGATTCAGCGTCAACCAATCAGTTGATCACCGGCCGAAGGCGCTTCTGGTTTCCGGCTTCGAGCCTGAGGAACTTGAGTCGTTGCAGGCACACTTTGCG CAATTCGGCGAGATCACCGCCAAGGAGGTGAACCTGTCGGTGCCGGAGCTGGTGGTGCAGTACCGGGTGCGCGCGCACGCTGAGCAAGCACTACTGCGGGCGCGGAACTACAACGACCGGACCCTCTCC
- the LOC120628054 gene encoding RNA-binding protein 26 isoform X1, with the protein MIIENPDAFKSWLTSILEPLCDADPAALAKYVYALVKKDKPLDELRDGMLDQLDVFLQQETRPFVEMLFKSLETQDYLKHSPVEKKQPSPPPEPTEPEKEPENENHVPAPPLPPAEKPPIRARLDGGNMAHRVVVPRSRPHPQHEQTLVKLLPTELLEEPMEPPRRRERRTDSLREKEERRRRRSRSWERRARPRRMIRDGEHERRRPPSRSPSPRGRYRNRSPPLVATDRHTSRSRSRSPPGPIRERELERERERVRPPREIERDRMSRDREHRDRISRSRDRDRSRDRSRDRSMSPHGETRLDHTDPFKRRCRDFDVKGYCMRGDLCEWDHGVDPVVLEDATLTRVLSIPPPVPEYNPAAPDIWGGGVVGGFAPPSIPHLPHMPHHLAPRELVPIPRVRHEPPMGATMPPAPRHPAPMKKNFDYNRLGPSRPILRHNPVNCSLEVKKVPPGLNDITHLNNHFCKFGKIVNIQVCYEGDQEGALITFSNPTEANVAYKSTEAVLNNRFIKVFWHNPENKQENTAPGGQQAHKPMDRNAHLSHNKVLINRDNIKATAENKQNAEKLAKEAANGQEPPAKEPVKKMDTTNKQVQEMHRRAQALLQTQLRQQKLLIERLETGNGTEQQKAALLEAINASQEGIEKLRKELVAYNGMARQMQDDTVARSMSRLHLSQLNAKKPKTPQEAQKEILDAELDIITKQQEGQDVTELAKKIVEMRKQMSLQFPTHVGVRRMHSRGGRFNSAMRYVRGGVTPKGFSVNQSVDHRPKALLVSGFEPEELESLQAHFAQFGEITAKEVNLSVPELVVQYRVRAHAEQALLRARNYNDRTLSITWVTNSKVLNNAPVHNGTTNNSVPESKEVQPPQEITEDALLRFDEEDEDEEDRSWRR; encoded by the exons aTGATTATTGAAAACCCAGACGCTTTTAAATCTTGGTTGACGTCCATATTGGAACCTCT ttgcGATGCAGACCCCGCCGCCCTCGCCAAGTATGTTTACGCGCTGGTGAAGAAAGACAAGCCTCTAGATGAGCTGCGGGACGGCATGCTGGACCAGCTTGATGTATTTCTGCAGCAGG agacTAGACCCTTTGTTGAGATGCTGTTCAAATCTCTGGAAACACAGGACTACTTGAAGCACTCTCCAGTAGAAAAGAAACAGCCTTCTCCACCCCCAGAGCCTACAGAGCCTGAAAAGGAGCCTGAGAATGAAAATCATG TTCCAGCACCACCATTGCCCCCGGCGGAGAAACCTCCCATAAGGGCGCGTCTAGACGGCGGCAATATGGCGCACCGAGTGGTGGTGCCGCGTTCCAGGCCACACCCCCAGCACGAGCAGACCTTAGTTAAG CTTCTACCTACGGAACTTTTGGAAGAACCAATGGAACCGCCCAGGAGACGAGAACGAAGGACCGATTCG CTTCGTGAAAAAGAAGAGCGTCGCAGACGTCGCTCCCGCTCGTGGGAGCGCCGCGCAAGACCGCGGCGGATGATAAGGGACGGAGAACATGAGAGGAG AAGGCCCCCCTCACGTTCGCCATCACCGCGGGGCCGCTATCGCAACCGAAGCCCGCCGCTGGTTGCTACGGACAGACATACAAGCCGCTCTAG ATCGAGATCCCCCCCAGGACCAATCCGCGAACGGGAACTAGAGAGGGAAAGAGAAAGGGTGCGGCCGCCGCGCGAGATCGAAAGAGACAGAATGTCGCGCGACCGAGAGCACAGGGACAGAATCTCGCGGTCTAGGGATAGAGATCG GTCGCGTGATCGGTCGCGCGATCGCTCGATGTCCCCGCACGGAGAGACGCGCTTGGATCACACCGATCCCTTCAAGAGGAGGTGCAGAGATTTTGATG TGAAAGGCTACTGCATGCGCGGCGACCTCTGCGAGTGGGATCACGGCGTCGACCCCGTCGTTCTAGAAGACGCCACCCTCACCAGAGTTCTGTCTATACCGCCGCCAGTGCCTG AGTACAACCCGGCCGCACCTGATATATGGGGCGGTGGAGTAGTGGGCGGCTTTGCCCCACCCTCGATCCCTCACCTACCCCACATGCCTCACCACTTAGCGCCTCGAGAACTGGTCCCAATACCGAG GGTTCGCCACGAGCCTCCGATGGGAGCTACAATGCCGCCCGCGCCGAGACATCCCGCACCGATGAAGAAGAATTTTGACTACAACCGACTGG GTCCCTCGAGGCCAATTCTACGTCACAACCCAGTTAACTGTTCGTTGGAAGTTAAGAAGGTACCTCCAGGCCTCAATGACATCACACATCTGAACAACCACTTCTGCAAGTTCGGCAAGATTGTTAACATTCAG GTTTGCTACGAAGGCGACCAAGAAGGGGCTCTGATCACATTCTCGAACCCGACGGAGGCGAACGTGGCGTACAAGAGCACGGAAGCGGTATTGAATAATCGGTTTATCAAGGTCTTCTGGCACAATCCAGAG AATAAGCAGGAAAACACAGCGCCCGGCGGCCAGCAAGCGCACAAGCCAATGGACAGGAACGCACACCTATCGCACAACAAAGTCCTGATCAACAGGGACAACATCAAAGCCACCGCCGAAAACAAACAGAACGCCGAGAAG CTAGCCAAAGAAGCAGCAAACGGCCAGGAGCCGCCGGCCAAGGAGCCCGTGAAGAAAATGGACACCACCAACAAACAAGTGCAGGAGATGCATCGCCGCGCGCAGGCCTTGCTACAGACACAGTTGAGGCAGCAGAAACTGCTCATAGAGCGCCTCGAGACAG GCAACGGCACAGAGCAACAGAAAGCTGCTTTATTGGAGGCCATCAACGCTTCGCAGGAGGGCATCGAAAAGTTGAGGAAAGAGCTGGTCGCTTACAACGGCATGGCGAGGCAGATGCAG GACGACACCGTCGCAAGATCGATGTCCCGCCTCCACCTCAGCCAG ctGAACGCGAAAAAGCCGAAAACGCCTCAGGAGGCGCAGAAGGAAATCCTGGACGCTGAATTGGATATTATAACGAAACAACAG GAGGGCCAAGACGTGACAGAGCTGGCTAAGAAGATCGTGGAGATGAGGAAACAGATGTCGCTGCAGTTCCCAACGCACGTCGGCGTGAGGCGAATGCACTCCAG GGGCGGTCGTTTCAACTCCGCGATGCGGTACGTCCGTGGAGGAGTCACTCCGAAGGGATTCAGCGTCAACCAATCAGTTGATCACCGGCCGAAGGCGCTTCTGGTTTCCGGCTTCGAGCCTGAGGAACTTGAGTCGTTGCAGGCACACTTTGCG CAATTCGGCGAGATCACCGCCAAGGAGGTGAACCTGTCGGTGCCGGAGCTGGTGGTGCAGTACCGGGTGCGCGCGCACGCTGAGCAAGCACTACTGCGGGCGCGGAACTACAACGACCGGACCCTCTCC